From one Amycolatopsis sp. FDAARGOS 1241 genomic stretch:
- a CDS encoding ESX secretion-associated protein EspG gives MNLVLSTLEFDVLWESLELGRRPPALGVPSPGTTHSARAALVDEAWEALGRRRLARGRRPSGELFDRLHLLASPQLAVDVWVWADREIHGRAVSRGSQAVLGVVDRDEVWLIPADEGSLAEAAVPVAGDLASGVGQSVSVPHTALVAADTEAGGDAKALVTALEDRGLALWEAQELAGMLLGQEARGQFTAERTLRDGTIRRSPHPTAFFDTDAGRYLFHLTPDSDGAIWATITPADNAVLIERVRELQAAL, from the coding sequence GTGAACCTGGTGCTCTCGACGCTCGAGTTCGACGTGCTGTGGGAGTCGCTCGAGCTGGGCCGTCGCCCGCCCGCGCTCGGTGTGCCGTCGCCCGGCACCACCCACTCCGCCCGGGCCGCACTGGTCGACGAGGCGTGGGAGGCACTCGGCCGCCGTCGCCTCGCGCGCGGGCGCCGTCCGTCGGGCGAGCTGTTCGACCGGCTGCACCTGCTGGCGAGCCCGCAGCTGGCCGTCGACGTGTGGGTGTGGGCCGACCGCGAGATCCACGGCCGCGCCGTGAGCCGCGGCAGCCAGGCCGTGCTGGGCGTCGTCGACCGCGACGAGGTCTGGCTCATCCCCGCCGACGAAGGTTCCCTGGCCGAAGCCGCCGTCCCCGTCGCCGGTGACCTCGCCTCTGGCGTCGGCCAGAGCGTCTCGGTGCCCCACACCGCACTCGTCGCCGCCGACACCGAAGCCGGCGGCGACGCGAAAGCACTGGTCACCGCGTTGGAAGACCGCGGTCTGGCGTTGTGGGAAGCGCAGGAGCTCGCGGGCATGCTGCTCGGCCAGGAAGCTCGTGGCCAGTTCACCGCCGAGCGCACCCTCCGCGACGGCACGATCCGCCGCTCGCCCCACCCCACTGCCTTCTTCGACACCGACGCCGGCCGCTACCTCTTCCACCTCACCCCGGACTCCGACGGAGCCATCTGGGCCACGATCACCCCGGCCGACAACGCGGTGCTGATCGAGCGGGTACGCGAATTGCAAGCCGCTTTGTGA